The following are from one region of the Carassius auratus strain Wakin chromosome 43, ASM336829v1, whole genome shotgun sequence genome:
- the LOC113061895 gene encoding protein YIF1B produces MEFRQQPEVRMRGPLMDPRDPGLLFEDTSAGGNRHKPSGVGKGPDVCPGQALLSDPMSNLALVYGSSLASHGKEMMDKNLDRFIPISKLKYYFAVDTVYVSKKLGLLVFPYMHDNWEVNYQQDTPVAPRFDINAPDLYIPVMGFITYILVAGLALGTQNRFSPEILGIQASSALVWLIIEVLAVLLSLYLVAVNTDLTTIDLVAFSGYKYVGMFLGVLAGLLFGRTGYYLSLLWCCVSIFVFTIRTMRLKILSEAAAEGRLVRGAKNQLRMYLTMAIAAAQPVFMYWLTFHLVR; encoded by the exons ATGGAGTTCAGACAGC AGCCGGAGGTCAGGATGCGAGGGCCCCTGATGGACCCCAGGGACCCTGGTCTGTTATTCGAGGACACTAGCGCTGGAGGGAACAGACACAAGCCCAGCGGTGTGGGGAAAGGCCCTGATGTGTGTCCGGGACAGGCTTTGCTCTCGGACCCCATGTCTAACCTGGCCTTGGTCTACGGCAGCAGCCTGGCCTCGCACGGCAAAGAGATGATGGACAAGAAC CTGGATCGGTTCATCCCCATCTCCAAGCTGAAGTATTATTTTGCGGTGGACACTGTGTATGTGAGCAAGAAGCTCGGGCTGCTGGTGTTTCCCTACATGCATGAC AACTGGGAGGTGAATTATCAGCAGGACACTCCAGTCGCCCCGCGCTTTGATATCAACGCCCCCGATCTCTACATCCCCG TGATGGGCTTCATTACGTATATCCTGGTAGCAGGACTGGCTCTGGGCACACAGAACCG GTTTTCTCCGGAGATCTTGGGCATTCAGGCCAGCTCGGCGCTGGTGTGGCTCATCATTGAGGTTTTGGCTGTTCTTCTCAGTCTGTATCTGGTGGCGGTTAACACTGACCTCACCACCATCGACCTGGTGGCCTTTTCTGGATACAAATACGTCGG GATGTTTTTGGGAGTGTTAGCAGGACTTCTGTTCGGCCGGACGGGGTATTACCTCTCGCTGCTCTGGTGCTGTGTATCTATATTTGTTTTTACG ATTCGCACAATGCGGTTAAAGATCCTGTCTGAAGCGGCTGCAGAGGGGCGGTTAGTGCGAGGAGCCAAAAACCAGCTGCGGATGTACCTGACCATGGCCATCGCTGCAGCGCAGCCCGTCTTCATGTACTGGCTGACCTTCCATCTGGTCAGATAA